The Allorhodopirellula heiligendammensis genome includes a window with the following:
- a CDS encoding alpha/beta hydrolase yields the protein MKQFLTLTLALVCVHTCTAQTPKWDGQTFRDVPYKQVAGRPLLMDIYLPEERRSDKSPVIYYVHGGGWAAGNKEKFGSALVLPVFRQLAEHGFVCVSVSYRLCRKGQGVRMRDCVTDVMDGLRFLKGHAERYAIDPSRVVVFGDSAGGQLAQMLAYAAPEDFAGDPNLAATTIRPCAGISWYGPSDFTDVTLFETGLSDRKPDRFGNRITGDDGGYQTNPKAFEEMSPYYWIQKDSPPMLLLQGDTDATIPLAHAIHLKEKANRIGANVEMMIVKNAGHNWRKAGGAPTPSVPEIQRITSEYALRQVSP from the coding sequence ATGAAACAATTCTTAACTTTGACGCTAGCCTTAGTTTGCGTACATACGTGCACCGCCCAAACACCCAAGTGGGACGGACAGACTTTTCGCGATGTTCCGTACAAGCAAGTCGCTGGTCGTCCACTGCTGATGGACATCTACCTACCTGAGGAACGAAGATCCGACAAATCACCTGTCATCTACTACGTCCATGGTGGTGGATGGGCTGCGGGGAATAAAGAGAAATTCGGAAGCGCGCTCGTGCTCCCCGTCTTTCGACAATTGGCAGAGCACGGATTCGTCTGCGTGTCGGTCAGCTACCGACTGTGCCGAAAAGGGCAGGGTGTTCGGATGCGTGACTGTGTCACGGATGTGATGGACGGGCTCCGTTTTTTGAAGGGGCACGCCGAGCGGTACGCAATTGATCCTAGCCGAGTGGTCGTCTTTGGCGATTCCGCGGGCGGCCAGCTCGCGCAGATGCTGGCGTATGCTGCGCCAGAAGACTTTGCCGGCGATCCGAATCTTGCCGCGACCACCATTCGACCCTGCGCGGGAATATCGTGGTACGGCCCCTCGGATTTTACTGACGTCACTCTGTTCGAAACCGGTCTATCTGACAGAAAGCCTGATCGATTTGGAAACAGAATCACCGGCGATGATGGCGGCTACCAAACCAACCCAAAGGCTTTCGAAGAAATGAGTCCGTATTACTGGATTCAGAAAGACAGTCCTCCGATGCTCCTCCTACAAGGCGATACTGATGCGACAATCCCCCTGGCACACGCGATTCACTTGAAGGAGAAAGCCAACCGCATTGGCGCCAATGTGGAAATGATGATCGTCAAGAATGCAGGCCACAACTGGAGAAAAGCGGGAGGAGCACCGACTCCGAGCGTGCCCGAGATTCAGCGCATCACCTCCGAATACGCATTGCGGCAAGTCAGCCCATAG
- a CDS encoding DUF4142 domain-containing protein, which translates to MSKIRFTIATLAVTSFCGLADAQTTQVLPAQTSPPPVQPVAPAQQPLPQQNGSIVDQADRYESRRVVTDSKQQGPTVKEAILQKLQKANEAEIELAKLAIQKSDNEDVKKLAQTIVQDHEACNEKLQKMTGHDKNSGQGQHAQQDRTTSNQQAGRLSTSDQSPTVPKELCRIAEQACENSLKMTKDMLSKYKGQDFNMAFLGQQCVAHTMMLAELKAIESSGPQELQQMAQEASQKVEQHLEKSKQLAKKLEDDRKNKNSDRS; encoded by the coding sequence ATGTCGAAAATTCGTTTCACGATTGCCACACTCGCGGTCACCTCGTTTTGTGGACTTGCGGATGCTCAAACCACGCAAGTACTGCCCGCTCAAACCTCCCCGCCTCCTGTCCAGCCGGTCGCTCCTGCTCAGCAGCCACTCCCTCAACAGAACGGATCGATTGTCGATCAAGCTGACCGCTACGAATCCCGTCGTGTCGTGACGGATAGCAAGCAGCAGGGGCCCACGGTCAAAGAGGCAATCCTGCAGAAGCTGCAAAAAGCAAATGAGGCCGAGATCGAGCTGGCCAAATTAGCAATTCAGAAGTCCGATAATGAAGATGTCAAGAAGCTTGCGCAAACAATCGTGCAAGATCACGAGGCCTGCAATGAGAAGTTGCAAAAGATGACTGGCCATGACAAAAACAGCGGTCAAGGTCAGCACGCTCAACAGGATCGCACAACCAGCAACCAACAGGCTGGTCGATTGTCGACCAGCGATCAGTCGCCCACCGTGCCAAAGGAACTGTGCCGAATCGCTGAGCAAGCTTGTGAGAATTCGTTAAAAATGACGAAGGACATGCTCAGCAAGTACAAGGGACAGGATTTTAATATGGCGTTTCTCGGTCAACAGTGCGTCGCGCATACGATGATGCTGGCCGAGCTGAAGGCGATCGAAAGCAGCGGCCCGCAAGAGTTGCAGCAGATGGCTCAAGAAGCCAGCCAAAAGGTTGAGCAGCACCTCGAAAAGTCGAAGCAGCTCGCTAAGAAGCTGGAGGACGATCGCAAAAACAAGAACAGTGATCGTTCGTAG
- a CDS encoding Rho termination factor N-terminal domain-containing protein: MPAWTDKDQRQYEHVKESELERGKSEDAAEEVAARTVNKHRREDGRTPNKKTQGTGNPNTSLDDRTVDELRNRAAELNIAGRSKMKKAELIQAIQNAR; encoded by the coding sequence ATGCCCGCGTGGACCGATAAAGACCAGCGACAATACGAACACGTCAAAGAGAGTGAACTTGAGCGTGGCAAATCGGAAGATGCCGCTGAAGAAGTTGCAGCCCGGACAGTGAATAAGCACCGACGTGAGGACGGGCGTACACCCAATAAAAAAACGCAAGGCACCGGCAACCCGAACACTTCCCTGGACGATCGCACGGTCGATGAACTACGCAATCGAGCGGCAGAGCTGAACATCGCTGGACGTAGTAAAATGAAGAAAGCCGAGCTGATCCAAGCGATCCAAAACGCTCGATAG
- a CDS encoding alpha/beta fold hydrolase has translation MTMIPTRDGHDLYVKNWGGGRPVVLIHGWPLSADSWDDHAVQIADAGFRVIAYDRRGFGRSDQPFGEYDYDSLSDDLSDVMTAMDLQDASIIGFSMGGGEVVRYMSRHAGRHVKQCGLISSVVPYMLKTDDNPHGVDQSIFNEMTQSMLADRPHFFAGFFRDFFGVGGLSHPVSDEYLQWTRSVAMQASLKATLACANSFATTDFRPELDAVTVPTLIIHGTADATVPIDASGRPAAKAIQSSTLKEYEDAPHGLFATHREQLTNDLIEFLRS, from the coding sequence ATGACGATGATACCAACACGCGATGGACACGATTTGTATGTTAAGAATTGGGGCGGCGGCCGTCCGGTAGTGCTGATCCACGGCTGGCCTTTATCGGCCGACAGTTGGGATGATCATGCGGTCCAGATCGCCGACGCCGGCTTTCGCGTGATCGCGTACGACCGTCGCGGCTTCGGTCGATCCGATCAACCGTTCGGAGAATATGATTATGATTCGCTATCGGACGACCTAAGCGATGTGATGACGGCAATGGACCTGCAAGACGCGTCGATCATCGGTTTCTCAATGGGTGGAGGCGAAGTCGTCCGGTACATGTCCCGGCACGCAGGGCGACACGTCAAACAGTGTGGCTTAATCTCGTCGGTGGTGCCCTACATGCTCAAGACGGACGACAACCCTCACGGCGTCGATCAATCGATTTTCAATGAAATGACCCAGTCGATGCTCGCCGATCGCCCCCATTTCTTTGCTGGCTTCTTCAGAGACTTTTTCGGAGTTGGTGGGTTGTCTCATCCCGTCAGCGACGAGTATTTGCAGTGGACTCGCAGCGTCGCGATGCAGGCCAGTTTGAAAGCCACACTCGCCTGCGCCAATTCGTTCGCGACGACCGACTTCCGCCCCGAATTGGATGCCGTGACCGTCCCCACTCTGATCATCCATGGAACCGCCGATGCGACAGTCCCCATCGACGCCAGCGGTCGCCCCGCGGCGAAAGCGATTCAGTCTTCCACGCTCAAGGAATACGAAGACGCGCCACACGGGCTCTTCGCCACCCACAGGGAACAGCTCACCAACGATCTCATTGAATTTCTCCGCAGTTGA
- a CDS encoding permease translates to MNQSISMMLVGGLIRVMQGFAQAAPTLLVGLLIASIFRYYLGTQGTRRLFGGNRWRSLPQSWLIGMLLPVCSIGVLPILFEMRRAKVKPGAMSAFALSAPLFNPLSLLYGLTLSRPLVIILFALGSLIVVTALGALWDTAWRRFPPRMEGHRGDDVLDGHSEADPSTDHLIGLRRVFATIVHFARETTGVTILLTLVALSGLAVLAAVLPYGAMQNAVEQDDWWAPLKMLFVAVPVYATPMLAMSQLGMMFQHANSPGASFTLLTLGAGMNLATPLWFARYYGWKTASTWMASLLVIVLGLSYAINKPLVPPGVEPAGHTHAFDIYANPLSTHQPINFETIGDLVAKETDISMIASLIVLAIVAVLGLVLRVLKVDEASLVAGAQPGSFASSMQTEDALPRRGLDVIVPPGVIGAAALAGLVALSIVACYAYYPSPRECLEEISIARAECLTAANSGQTEHALYWLPVWEDWSRRLEVGTFLRTGVVRPYQRMQGYLIRKKLELLEHELEHDPPEPEETQQVVRDILGTNARWVESFRQTR, encoded by the coding sequence GTGAATCAATCCATTTCGATGATGCTGGTAGGCGGATTGATTCGCGTCATGCAAGGGTTCGCGCAAGCGGCGCCGACATTGCTGGTCGGGTTGTTGATCGCGTCGATCTTCCGCTATTACCTCGGCACCCAAGGCACGCGTCGCTTGTTTGGTGGCAATCGTTGGCGATCACTTCCCCAGTCCTGGCTGATCGGCATGCTGCTGCCGGTTTGCTCGATTGGTGTATTGCCGATTTTGTTTGAGATGCGCCGGGCGAAAGTCAAACCCGGCGCGATGTCCGCGTTCGCCTTGTCGGCTCCTTTATTCAACCCATTGTCGCTGTTATATGGTTTGACGCTCAGTCGTCCGTTAGTCATTATTCTGTTCGCACTCGGATCGCTGATCGTCGTGACTGCGTTGGGTGCGCTATGGGATACTGCGTGGCGTCGGTTTCCACCTCGCATGGAAGGCCATAGGGGCGACGATGTGCTGGACGGCCATTCAGAAGCGGATCCTTCGACGGATCATCTGATTGGACTGCGGCGCGTTTTTGCCACGATCGTACACTTTGCACGCGAGACGACGGGGGTCACGATACTGCTCACGTTGGTGGCGTTGTCGGGACTGGCTGTTCTGGCTGCCGTGTTGCCCTACGGCGCGATGCAGAACGCTGTCGAGCAGGATGATTGGTGGGCACCGTTGAAGATGTTGTTCGTTGCGGTTCCAGTTTATGCCACGCCGATGTTGGCCATGAGTCAATTGGGAATGATGTTCCAACACGCCAATTCACCGGGGGCTTCGTTCACGTTGTTGACACTCGGCGCAGGCATGAACCTTGCCACGCCGTTATGGTTCGCACGTTACTACGGTTGGAAAACCGCGTCGACGTGGATGGCATCGTTGTTGGTGATCGTGCTCGGGTTGTCCTATGCGATCAACAAACCGCTTGTTCCGCCCGGAGTCGAGCCCGCCGGCCACACGCACGCTTTTGACATCTACGCCAACCCTCTGTCCACTCATCAACCGATTAACTTCGAGACGATTGGCGATCTGGTTGCCAAAGAGACCGACATCAGTATGATCGCATCGTTGATCGTATTAGCGATTGTCGCTGTGCTAGGATTGGTACTTCGCGTGTTGAAGGTCGACGAAGCGTCCTTGGTCGCCGGCGCCCAGCCGGGTTCGTTTGCTTCATCGATGCAAACCGAGGACGCGCTCCCGCGACGCGGCCTCGATGTTATCGTGCCGCCAGGTGTGATCGGAGCGGCCGCATTGGCCGGGTTGGTTGCGCTGAGCATCGTTGCGTGCTACGCCTACTATCCGTCGCCCCGAGAATGTTTGGAAGAGATCAGCATTGCTCGCGCAGAATGCTTAACGGCGGCCAACAGTGGCCAGACCGAACACGCGTTGTATTGGTTGCCGGTTTGGGAAGATTGGAGCCGACGTTTAGAGGTTGGTACGTTTTTGCGCACCGGCGTAGTGCGTCCGTACCAACGCATGCAAGGTTATTTGATCCGTAAAAAGTTGGAGTTGCTCGAGCACGAACTCGAGCATGATCCTCCCGAACCGGAGGAAACACAGCAGGTTGTGAGAGACATTCTCGGGACGAATGCGCGCTGGGTCGAGTCATTTCGGCAGACCCGCTGA
- a CDS encoding AAA family ATPase encodes MTVLERTNHHAAFSETLDGLRRQLNGVLLGKRDAIELVIACLLSHGHLLLDDLPGTGKTTLAKAIAACVGGKLARVQCTPDLLPSDVTGFNLFNQKTREFEFHAGPVFSDVLLADELNRTTPRTQSALLEAMAERQVTIDAVPYVLPQTFFVIATQNPIDSHGAYPLPEAQLDRFMIKLKIGYPDRASQMGILEAAASADSARESISSVLSLSELADIQEAVRTITVHSRVREYLVELVEATHGDAAIQLGVSPRGMLLWQRIAQAWAMLQGRDFVTPSDVAYVAHPVLSVRLLTTTDDVDGVINRLLETVAAPEYR; translated from the coding sequence ATGACGGTGCTTGAAAGAACCAATCATCACGCAGCGTTCAGCGAAACGCTCGATGGTCTGCGGCGTCAGCTCAACGGCGTGCTGTTGGGCAAGCGAGATGCGATTGAGTTAGTGATCGCGTGCTTGCTCTCGCATGGGCACCTACTGCTGGACGATCTGCCTGGGACGGGCAAGACGACGCTCGCCAAGGCGATTGCGGCGTGTGTGGGTGGGAAGCTCGCACGGGTGCAATGTACGCCTGATTTGCTGCCATCGGACGTGACCGGGTTTAATTTGTTCAACCAGAAAACGCGTGAGTTTGAATTCCATGCCGGCCCCGTTTTCTCGGACGTCCTGTTAGCGGACGAACTCAATCGGACGACGCCGCGCACCCAAAGTGCGCTGCTCGAGGCGATGGCGGAACGGCAGGTGACGATCGACGCGGTGCCGTATGTTTTGCCGCAAACGTTTTTTGTGATTGCGACGCAGAACCCAATCGACTCGCACGGGGCATATCCCCTACCGGAAGCGCAGTTGGACCGTTTCATGATTAAGCTAAAAATCGGCTATCCCGATCGGGCGTCTCAGATGGGTATTCTGGAAGCGGCAGCGAGTGCCGATTCCGCAAGGGAATCTATTTCAAGTGTGCTGTCGCTTAGTGAACTCGCAGACATTCAAGAAGCCGTGCGAACGATCACGGTGCATTCGCGAGTGCGTGAATATTTGGTTGAGTTGGTCGAAGCGACACATGGGGACGCAGCGATACAGTTGGGTGTCAGTCCGCGAGGCATGTTGCTTTGGCAACGCATCGCTCAAGCGTGGGCGATGTTGCAAGGTCGCGACTTTGTCACGCCGAGTGATGTCGCGTACGTCGCCCACCCGGTGTTGTCAGTTCGTTTGTTGACAACAACGGACGACGTTGACGGAGTGATCAATCGATTGTTGGAAACCGTTGCCGCCCCGGAGTACCGGTAA
- a CDS encoding transglutaminase-like domain-containing protein: MPTLQLERRKTEAIVLALVSITAVGSLRFYFESQTLFIAEMIVIATLFVAAVVTTSGHKTSGEGYFRIAIPMTPVLFAFIARVAGSPIAFEMTALTTLGAGSLTMALGKTRTRAMSLVASGFLTLFAVAISDSSYSVLLAIAWMAVCVWHLVANHWERLELCAAHQVRRGSGVRPISVFVAIAVCMATGLVVRGRVGESQRFELGVMPTSGGSQWSDPAARSGVGTGDAAIAAKDHAESFGAVESELFLESTESTLFDMFSDSIGEPKKKNKWERRQGLAADRVPEAHQKTARSDKGGSSFSTDRTRPKKHLHFNDAAESAVLQWAGPTGIRLAMNRYDAFDGVEWTNAAEHLNETLSRREHNGAAWYCDPAIAISQESTPEVNLLKVLRLDSTRLPVPMMTSALHIKDVDRPDFFAIATDGSFFMPGRDKVPPLTVVNVASIKVMEDELWEGLTIHSASESIERTAARTSVEHKRAVPDARAFGSSAHERRGPNPSILVEDLARQWTVDLNHPYEKLQSIVSHLRSEFEFDRSVESATEDSVAEFLRIQRGGDHLFATVATLMAREIGLQSRLVTGFYVRPSAIDAAARHVNISPQDVHVWAEVQLDDGRWFEIEPTPGYREPDYLPSAWLVAKQLAAAKWPHAIGMIVLAGWLFFTRLIWIELGLSLLYQIGSIVLPHRRTALVMGVLQTRAKFAGCPRNIGRPQRDWLLEITAMNAPLHETATRFCDAADRAAFAGTGNTRQDHNFSKELLMNLKIRLLRQLATGTSA; this comes from the coding sequence ATGCCGACGTTGCAGCTTGAACGCAGGAAGACCGAAGCAATCGTGTTAGCGCTGGTTTCCATCACGGCGGTGGGATCGTTGCGGTTCTATTTCGAATCGCAAACGCTGTTCATCGCCGAGATGATTGTTATCGCCACGCTCTTCGTCGCTGCTGTCGTTACGACTTCGGGACATAAGACTTCGGGAGAGGGCTACTTTCGGATCGCCATCCCAATGACACCCGTTCTCTTTGCGTTCATTGCACGAGTGGCGGGTTCGCCGATCGCTTTCGAAATGACAGCGCTGACCACGCTTGGTGCCGGTTCGCTAACGATGGCGTTAGGAAAGACCCGGACGCGAGCGATGTCTCTGGTCGCGTCTGGTTTTTTGACCCTATTCGCGGTCGCGATTTCCGACAGCAGCTACTCTGTGCTATTGGCGATTGCTTGGATGGCCGTGTGCGTTTGGCACTTGGTCGCCAATCACTGGGAACGGCTGGAACTGTGCGCCGCTCATCAAGTGCGCCGCGGATCGGGTGTTCGTCCTATTTCCGTATTCGTGGCGATCGCTGTGTGCATGGCGACCGGGTTGGTTGTGCGAGGCCGCGTGGGTGAATCACAGCGGTTTGAGCTTGGTGTGATGCCGACCAGTGGTGGATCGCAGTGGTCTGACCCGGCGGCCCGTAGTGGTGTGGGGACAGGTGACGCAGCGATCGCGGCCAAGGATCACGCTGAGTCGTTCGGCGCGGTCGAGTCTGAACTGTTTCTCGAATCAACCGAGTCGACTCTGTTTGACATGTTTAGCGACTCCATCGGCGAGCCGAAGAAGAAGAACAAGTGGGAACGACGTCAAGGTTTAGCGGCGGATCGCGTTCCGGAGGCCCATCAGAAGACGGCTAGGAGTGACAAGGGCGGCAGTTCGTTTTCGACCGATCGAACGCGCCCCAAGAAGCACTTGCATTTCAACGATGCAGCGGAAAGTGCAGTGCTGCAATGGGCCGGTCCGACTGGGATTCGATTAGCGATGAATCGCTATGACGCGTTCGATGGGGTTGAGTGGACGAACGCAGCCGAACATCTCAATGAAACACTAAGCCGGCGCGAACATAACGGAGCAGCTTGGTACTGCGATCCGGCAATTGCGATTTCGCAAGAATCCACGCCCGAAGTCAATTTATTGAAAGTGCTACGTTTGGATTCGACGCGGCTTCCGGTACCGATGATGACGTCAGCACTGCACATCAAAGATGTCGATCGACCGGACTTCTTTGCAATCGCTACGGACGGTTCGTTCTTCATGCCGGGCCGCGACAAGGTCCCTCCATTGACAGTCGTGAATGTGGCGTCGATCAAAGTGATGGAAGATGAATTGTGGGAGGGACTGACGATTCATTCCGCGTCGGAGAGCATCGAGCGAACCGCGGCGAGAACGAGTGTTGAACATAAGCGAGCCGTCCCTGACGCGCGGGCATTTGGCTCTTCCGCACATGAGAGGAGGGGGCCGAATCCATCAATACTCGTAGAGGATCTAGCTAGGCAGTGGACTGTCGATCTCAATCACCCATATGAAAAACTGCAGTCGATCGTCTCGCACTTGCGCTCTGAGTTTGAATTTGACCGCAGTGTTGAATCCGCCACTGAAGATTCCGTCGCGGAGTTCTTGCGGATCCAGCGCGGTGGCGATCATTTGTTCGCAACGGTCGCAACCTTGATGGCTCGCGAGATTGGGCTGCAGTCGCGGTTGGTTACCGGATTCTACGTGCGTCCCTCAGCGATCGATGCCGCCGCGAGGCATGTGAACATCTCGCCGCAGGATGTTCACGTTTGGGCTGAAGTTCAACTAGACGACGGTCGCTGGTTCGAGATTGAACCGACGCCTGGATACAGGGAACCGGATTACCTCCCTTCGGCGTGGTTGGTGGCAAAACAGCTTGCGGCGGCGAAGTGGCCGCATGCGATCGGCATGATCGTGCTGGCAGGATGGCTGTTTTTCACTCGGTTGATTTGGATCGAACTCGGCCTGAGCCTGCTGTATCAGATTGGTTCGATCGTTTTGCCCCATCGCCGGACAGCCCTTGTGATGGGCGTGTTGCAAACGCGAGCGAAGTTTGCCGGTTGCCCTCGAAACATTGGCCGACCGCAGCGTGATTGGTTGCTCGAGATCACCGCCATGAACGCCCCGTTACACGAAACCGCCACTCGCTTTTGCGACGCCGCCGACCGGGCCGCATTTGCGGGCACCGGAAACACGCGGCAAGATCACAACTTCTCTAAAGAGCTACTGATGAACTTAAAGATTCGATTACTTCGACAACTCGCCACGGGAACCTCCGCATGA
- a CDS encoding DUF58 domain-containing protein, producing MAVVHAAPVDSSRLSRIMTTDFCPWANRFVYWLKEPVGWFALATAVSTAIGLYFSPIGWTLAASLAAIMVTGMAWPWVAVHVTQCALRPEADAVYEDVPCQMVLSVRNRVPIPVWGLAIEGYLDREPNGDARPTVGLACVPPLCTADYKVNVTPSLRGHYPVSEPQVACSFPFGIWTARRSLKEIKSLTVWPKLFPIHGVLPIVGHTVAEQGDGSRGGRNGDFVGVRAFRRGDSSKHVNWIASARSDSLIVTERGAPQSVALDVFIDTSSSGTHEFLGRESLARRIRVAASVLSSLHQSRIATRVRIGDRRLAYQHDVRGRRYMLDALASVPLDGEPCELNQRVLSRASVTISGASCGSVFVCIANPLGGRRAGGATREVAIGPHADLAAAIAVLWKEVRDADVAA from the coding sequence ATGGCCGTTGTCCATGCTGCGCCCGTGGATTCTAGTCGGTTGTCGCGAATAATGACGACAGACTTCTGTCCTTGGGCGAACCGTTTCGTTTATTGGCTTAAAGAACCTGTCGGCTGGTTTGCCTTGGCAACCGCCGTCAGTACCGCGATCGGGCTTTACTTCAGTCCTATCGGTTGGACGTTGGCCGCATCTCTTGCGGCAATTATGGTCACCGGGATGGCTTGGCCGTGGGTGGCGGTCCATGTGACACAGTGTGCGTTACGACCCGAAGCCGACGCGGTTTATGAGGATGTGCCGTGCCAGATGGTGTTGAGCGTTCGCAATCGTGTTCCGATACCCGTGTGGGGATTAGCAATCGAAGGGTATCTGGACCGCGAGCCGAATGGCGATGCGAGGCCAACCGTCGGTCTCGCATGTGTCCCACCTCTTTGCACGGCCGATTACAAAGTCAACGTGACACCATCGCTGCGTGGACATTATCCGGTCAGCGAACCGCAAGTTGCGTGTTCGTTTCCGTTCGGGATCTGGACGGCACGCCGGTCGCTAAAAGAAATTAAATCACTGACGGTCTGGCCCAAGCTGTTTCCAATTCATGGCGTGTTGCCGATCGTGGGTCATACCGTTGCTGAACAAGGCGATGGGAGTCGCGGCGGACGCAATGGTGATTTTGTGGGGGTGCGTGCGTTTCGTCGTGGTGATTCCTCCAAGCATGTCAATTGGATCGCGTCGGCGCGCTCGGATTCCTTGATCGTGACTGAACGAGGTGCCCCGCAATCGGTCGCGTTGGATGTTTTTATTGACACCAGCAGCTCCGGTACTCACGAATTTCTGGGGCGAGAGTCATTGGCTAGACGGATACGGGTCGCGGCGAGCGTGCTGTCGTCGTTGCATCAATCACGGATTGCAACACGAGTTCGGATTGGCGATCGCCGATTGGCGTACCAACATGATGTCCGTGGGCGACGTTACATGCTCGATGCGTTGGCAAGCGTTCCGCTCGATGGCGAACCGTGCGAGCTGAATCAACGAGTCTTATCGCGTGCCAGCGTGACAATCTCCGGCGCGTCATGCGGTTCGGTATTTGTCTGCATTGCCAACCCGCTGGGCGGACGACGAGCGGGTGGAGCGACTCGCGAGGTCGCGATCGGTCCCCATGCAGACTTAGCTGCTGCCATCGCGGTGCTGTGGAAGGAGGTGCGTGATGCCGACGTTGCAGCTTGA
- a CDS encoding outer membrane protein assembly factor BamB family protein: MSQLKFSNAATASMALFFVMAGFSSGSADWTSFRNGGNSRANGSLPTQWSATSGIAWQTETQGYGQSSPVIHDDLIFTTSVIGPMCETCLIECHVLKSGKLRWSYQHDSTHGHPSNYMNARAAPTPVVDERGVYAFFETGDFVAVDLQGENLWTRDESQASGKFDNPHGVGSSLAQNETHVFLNLEHGGPSFLHAIEKASGETTWTVDRPSSSSWSSPIVANVNGKSQVILSSGGTVTGYDTVSGESLWTMDGLEGNSVPSPTLAGNYLVVGARLPEFAKDGSMQSNCCLDLSQISDGKPRIVWRADKAICEYASPVVVDGFAYFLSKANVLHCLNVESGEVAYRKRLDGDCWATPIISDNRLYFFCKNGNCHIVEAGPTFAALASNSLWNLDNPPIPEKYTETVSSGAHGGDSSSSKRPGGGMAAEMKAGDTNGDGILEGDEISERIRPMLAQIDTNRDGKLDTSEIDAMAASFAERRKDSAATSRDPIVYGVAASGGHIIVRTGTRLYSIGN; this comes from the coding sequence ATGAGTCAACTTAAATTTAGTAACGCAGCCACAGCTTCGATGGCATTGTTTTTCGTCATGGCTGGTTTTTCCTCCGGATCGGCCGATTGGACTTCCTTTCGCAATGGCGGAAACTCGCGGGCCAACGGATCGTTGCCCACGCAGTGGTCCGCCACCAGCGGCATTGCCTGGCAAACTGAAACCCAAGGATACGGCCAATCTTCACCCGTCATTCACGATGATTTAATTTTCACGACCAGCGTCATCGGTCCCATGTGCGAGACGTGCCTGATCGAGTGCCATGTGCTGAAATCGGGAAAGCTGCGTTGGTCTTATCAGCACGACTCGACGCACGGACACCCGTCCAACTACATGAACGCCCGCGCCGCTCCCACCCCTGTGGTCGACGAACGTGGCGTCTACGCATTCTTCGAGACGGGGGACTTCGTGGCCGTCGATCTGCAAGGAGAAAACCTGTGGACGAGAGACGAATCCCAGGCGAGCGGAAAGTTTGATAACCCGCACGGCGTTGGCTCGTCTTTAGCTCAAAATGAAACGCATGTGTTCTTGAACTTGGAGCACGGTGGCCCGTCGTTCTTGCACGCGATCGAGAAAGCGTCGGGCGAAACGACATGGACCGTCGATCGCCCATCCTCCAGTTCGTGGTCTTCGCCCATCGTCGCCAACGTGAACGGAAAATCGCAAGTCATCCTCAGCAGCGGCGGAACCGTGACAGGCTACGACACCGTCAGCGGTGAATCACTGTGGACCATGGATGGTCTTGAAGGAAATTCGGTTCCTTCACCGACCCTTGCTGGCAACTATCTCGTCGTGGGTGCGAGGTTGCCGGAGTTCGCCAAAGACGGTTCGATGCAATCGAATTGCTGTTTAGACTTGTCGCAAATCAGCGACGGCAAACCAAGAATCGTGTGGCGCGCGGACAAGGCGATCTGCGAGTATGCCAGCCCCGTGGTCGTGGACGGGTTTGCATATTTCTTGAGCAAAGCCAATGTGCTGCATTGCTTAAACGTGGAAAGCGGCGAAGTCGCCTACCGCAAACGTCTCGATGGCGACTGCTGGGCGACCCCCATCATCAGCGACAACCGTTTGTACTTTTTCTGCAAAAATGGGAACTGCCATATCGTCGAGGCAGGGCCGACGTTCGCAGCCCTGGCCAGCAATTCGCTGTGGAATTTAGACAATCCCCCCATCCCTGAGAAATATACCGAAACCGTCAGCAGCGGAGCACATGGCGGCGATTCATCTTCATCGAAGCGTCCAGGTGGCGGCATGGCCGCGGAGATGAAGGCGGGAGATACCAACGGCGACGGCATCCTGGAGGGCGACGAAATCTCCGAGAGAATTCGCCCCATGCTCGCCCAAATTGATACCAACAGAGACGGCAAACTCGACACCAGTGAAATCGACGCCATGGCAGCGAGCTTCGCCGAGCGTCGCAAGGATTCCGCCGCGACGTCTCGCGACCCGATCGTTTACGGCGTGGCCGCATCGGGTGGACACATCATCGTTCGTACCGGCACGCGACTGTACTCGATCGGCAACTAA
- a CDS encoding DUF2256 domain-containing protein, whose product MKTQVAVAELLQVTRHERFRRSDYSKQAISQQKPNLPEKICVSCGRVFRWRRKWAKVWAED is encoded by the coding sequence TTGAAAACTCAAGTTGCAGTCGCTGAGTTGTTGCAGGTAACCCGCCACGAGAGGTTTCGTCGTTCTGACTATTCGAAACAAGCCATATCCCAACAAAAACCCAACTTGCCAGAGAAGATTTGCGTTTCTTGCGGACGAGTGTTCCGATGGCGGAGAAAATGGGCGAAGGTTTGGGCCGAAGATTAG